The Candidatus Limnocylindrales bacterium genome has a segment encoding these proteins:
- a CDS encoding FTR1 family protein, with product MRTKILIFLFLIGIIFIWNNGSMVQATGEKSPWNAVVAKIDNTLKEALKAQQAGDMEKAKELITEAYFGTFEASDMEDAIKEHISSQNALDLESRFGKIRQSLISQAPAASTENLINELVTELKKTIPALDQAKAVPKIKVEPSSPAPSGDKPAEGSPSPPSKQNKTSFQDQVIALKGTLAKALETYRSGDHKKAKNMVSEAYFEQFEGMEAAIAVKSDALKTELESLFGKVISLMGSDASNEEVEKMIKSLEAKLDQAVQLLTQEKEGKTSLFFNSLIIITREGFEAILIVSALAAYLARIGHSDKVKFIYQGSIVAMLASFLIAFLFQTLFRTFTSSREFLEGATMILASVVLFYVSYWLISKAQASKWQQFIQKKVQESLSKGSLMALWFTAFLAVFREGAETVLFYQALLSSAEMGGELNIILGFLVGCGLLVVLFLLFKYGSLKIPIKTFFTVTSILLYYLAFVFAGKGIVELQTAGVLEATPVKYIPTIGIFGIYPTLQSLLIQGLLLLAALFAMIYVFLQTPKVNTAR from the coding sequence ATGAGAACCAAAATCCTCATTTTTTTATTTTTAATAGGGATTATCTTCATCTGGAATAACGGGTCTATGGTCCAGGCGACCGGGGAAAAATCACCCTGGAATGCGGTAGTAGCCAAGATCGATAACACCTTGAAAGAAGCTTTAAAAGCCCAGCAAGCAGGAGATATGGAAAAAGCCAAGGAGTTGATTACCGAAGCCTATTTCGGTACCTTTGAGGCCAGCGATATGGAAGATGCCATCAAAGAACATATTTCCTCGCAGAACGCTTTAGACCTGGAATCCCGATTTGGTAAAATTCGACAAAGCCTGATTTCTCAGGCCCCGGCGGCATCGACAGAAAATCTTATCAATGAGCTTGTCACAGAGCTTAAAAAAACAATTCCGGCCCTGGATCAGGCCAAAGCGGTCCCTAAGATAAAGGTGGAACCTTCTTCTCCTGCACCCTCGGGGGATAAACCTGCAGAGGGGTCTCCTTCCCCACCTTCCAAACAAAATAAAACTTCTTTCCAGGATCAGGTGATCGCTTTAAAAGGTACCCTGGCTAAAGCCTTAGAGACTTACCGCAGTGGAGATCATAAAAAAGCGAAAAACATGGTTTCTGAAGCCTACTTTGAGCAATTTGAAGGAATGGAAGCAGCCATTGCGGTTAAATCCGATGCCTTAAAAACCGAACTGGAATCCCTCTTTGGTAAGGTCATCAGTTTAATGGGATCGGATGCCTCCAACGAGGAGGTCGAGAAGATGATCAAATCCCTGGAGGCAAAACTAGATCAGGCTGTTCAGCTTCTTACTCAGGAAAAGGAAGGTAAAACTTCCCTTTTTTTTAATTCCCTCATTATTATCACCCGGGAAGGTTTCGAAGCGATTCTGATTGTCAGTGCTTTGGCGGCCTATCTGGCCCGAATTGGACATTCAGATAAAGTTAAATTTATTTATCAGGGTTCTATCGTGGCAATGTTGGCCAGTTTCCTGATAGCTTTCCTATTTCAAACCCTTTTCAGGACCTTTACTTCCAGTCGGGAGTTTCTGGAAGGGGCCACGATGATCCTGGCTTCTGTTGTTCTTTTTTATGTCAGTTACTGGTTGATCAGTAAGGCTCAGGCCAGTAAATGGCAGCAATTTATTCAAAAGAAAGTCCAGGAGTCCCTTTCCAAAGGAAGCCTGATGGCTCTCTGGTTCACAGCCTTTTTAGCTGTTTTCAGGGAAGGCGCTGAGACGGTTTTATTTTATCAAGCGCTCTTATCCAGCGCTGAAATGGGGGGAGAACTCAACATTATTTTGGGTTTCCTGGTAGGATGTGGTCTATTGGTAGTCCTTTTCCTTCTTTTCAAATACGGAAGCCTCAAAATTCCCATCAAAACCTTCTTTACCGTTACCAGTATTCTTCTTTACTATCTGGCTTTTGTTTTTGCAGGCAAGGGAATTGTCGAGCTCCAAACGGCCGGGGTATTGGAAGCAACACCGGTTAAGTACATACCTACCATCGGTATCTTTGGTATTTATCCTACCCTGCAATCCCTGTTAATTCAAGGGCTTTTACTGCTTGCAGCCCTTTTTGCCATGATTTATGTGTTTTTACAAACGCCCAAGGTAAATACGGCGCGTTAA
- the dapA gene encoding 4-hydroxy-tetrahydrodipicolinate synthase, which yields MSTITDTSIFRGSIVALVTPFKKTGEVDEEKLRELVNWHIEEGTDAIVPCGTTGESVTMTHQEQERVIRIVIEEARGRIPVIAGAGTNNTAASIEMSKRAKALGAQGVLIVCPYYNKPTQEGIARHYKAIAQEVQIPVVVYNVPSRTGTNITAETLLRLAQEPYIVAVKEASGNIVQMMQILKDRPSHFRVLAGDDVFAYPLIALGGDGCISVVANETPRLFSQMIHLCLDKKFDEALKIHNQLFSLMNLNFIETNPIPVKTALEMMGKMKAYFRLPLCEMGEANKEKLRIGLKELNLI from the coding sequence ATGAGTACTATTACCGACACGTCCATCTTTCGAGGTTCTATCGTTGCGTTGGTTACTCCTTTCAAGAAAACCGGGGAGGTGGACGAGGAAAAACTTCGGGAGCTAGTTAACTGGCATATCGAAGAGGGTACAGATGCCATTGTACCCTGTGGAACCACCGGTGAAAGCGTAACCATGACGCATCAAGAACAAGAGCGTGTCATCCGAATTGTAATAGAAGAAGCCCGCGGGCGCATTCCGGTTATCGCAGGTGCTGGAACCAATAACACGGCTGCCAGCATTGAAATGTCCAAACGAGCTAAAGCCCTGGGGGCACAAGGGGTTTTAATCGTATGCCCCTATTATAATAAACCCACCCAGGAGGGTATCGCCCGGCATTACAAAGCCATTGCCCAAGAAGTCCAAATTCCCGTCGTCGTTTATAACGTTCCCAGCAGAACCGGAACGAATATCACCGCAGAAACACTCCTCCGCCTGGCCCAGGAACCTTATATTGTAGCCGTTAAAGAAGCTTCCGGAAACATCGTCCAGATGATGCAGATTCTAAAGGACCGTCCCTCTCATTTTAGGGTCCTTGCCGGAGATGACGTCTTTGCTTATCCCCTGATCGCTCTAGGTGGAGATGGTTGTATCTCGGTGGTAGCCAACGAAACACCCAGATTATTCAGTCAGATGATTCATCTCTGCCTGGATAAAAAATTTGATGAAGCCCTTAAAATCCATAATCAATTGTTCTCTCTCATGAATCTCAACTTCATCGAGACCAATCCCATTCCGGTTAAGACCGCCCTTGAAATGATGGGTAAAATGAAGGCCTACTTCCGATTACCCCTGTGCGAAATGGGAGAGGCCAACAAGGAAAAACTAAGGATCGGATTGAAGGAATTAAACCTGATTTAA
- the dapB gene encoding 4-hydroxy-tetrahydrodipicolinate reductase encodes MNIAIIGYGKMGKEIQSTAIEQGLVVRAIIDPLVKEADFPDITEESVKDIDVGIEFTAPSVTVDNIKKMARLGKNMVVGTTGWYDRLDEIKKVVEEGGIGFVYSPNFSLGMNLFYKLIEEAARLFNRYEMYDVFCYELHNNQKVDSPSGTAKVIGKILLDHIDRKKKLVFDRLDRRIEKEELHVASVRAGFIPGTHIVGFDSEADTIEIKHVARSRKGFAMGAVLAAKWIQGKKGFYTMADVLR; translated from the coding sequence ATGAATATTGCCATCATAGGATACGGGAAAATGGGAAAAGAAATACAGTCTACGGCTATTGAGCAAGGCCTGGTGGTGCGAGCTATTATAGATCCTTTGGTCAAGGAAGCGGATTTTCCCGACATTACCGAGGAGAGCGTAAAAGATATTGATGTGGGTATTGAATTTACGGCTCCTTCTGTAACGGTGGATAACATTAAGAAGATGGCCAGACTCGGTAAGAATATGGTTGTAGGAACCACGGGATGGTATGATCGGCTGGATGAAATTAAAAAGGTTGTGGAAGAGGGAGGAATCGGATTTGTCTATTCGCCGAATTTCTCCTTGGGGATGAATCTGTTCTACAAATTGATAGAGGAGGCAGCCAGGCTCTTCAATCGCTATGAGATGTACGATGTATTCTGTTATGAGCTTCATAACAATCAAAAGGTAGATAGTCCCAGTGGAACGGCCAAGGTTATTGGAAAAATTTTACTGGATCATATTGACAGGAAAAAAAAATTGGTGTTTGATAGATTAGACCGAAGGATCGAGAAAGAGGAGTTACATGTTGCCAGTGTTCGGGCCGGATTTATCCCGGGAACCCACATAGTCGGATTTGATTCCGAGGCGGATACCATTGAAATCAAACACGTGGCACGAAGTCGGAAAGGCTTTGCCATGGGAGCTGTTTTGGCAGCTAAATGGATCCAAGGCAAGAAGGGTTTTTATACCATGGCCGATGTGTTAAGGTAA
- a CDS encoding tetratricopeptide repeat protein, which translates to MNPRIITDPNLFNGKPFIKGAGVPIHTILDLLSTGSSFNDIIAKYPKLTEDDISAAVEYALLKTRDELLKPPEPSEPKPSPSPQPIGRGFPRIPTRLTQPKEPAGGQASESQVPPHRPIKFTDSRLSGPPEPKHPPRRLVEPRPPSNPPPGSGPISASPRGPELKRPSEFDFRVDRSEDEWELSFWDKFTRTLDRIKTFLVLTTKIILAVLILTLFGFFVYYLVNGEPSITVLPFESGMGFETSEAMGESLANQLVGELVRIQDLQKFSKEEEHPLIRTLLEEKPILLPPATEPLRVTFKKAESIRLGSFKIPLYPALLEAKKLLNQEDKFLSGSIQKFGSSYSIVASLGKKKFFNVSETDLEVYPPAPETERPDEKIQKLIRILAYKLASAHVSTILPSSTDEGWRSYFYFSEGLEAYQKFLSNPKTHGKDWELALDNFQKALAFHYANPKTHFNLGLAHEIAVDQEISESKSKTEHLNKAAEAYREAIKLKPDFPEAYYQLSTLYRVQKDYPRAIWNLNKAIEIKTAIRDQNLNSSTGSSEFSDKFLFPLLHLKLGELYLLTGKYGEAKNVYQSLLSLGEKVSEPGKYDPTQKEVETLAHYGLAKVYQASGDFNAAVREYNEVLKSDLQPSLKTLAHRSIGQLYTEQGKYSEAIFEYQQALRLNPEDEKSHLQLSLAYSHLNQYPEAIKELKEAIQINPNYAEAYQALGDVYFRQNKTYEAIEAYKQALQIRPEYPEALYGLGLAYARRQANAEAIEQYQKVLQIDPKFPGVRTNLGLIYYRLGKYPEAISEFIQVLQEHPEDAWSHLGIGLVHAKQGHYSEAEAKYREILQINPNFAPAHNHLGQVYAAQKKFSEAIAEYKKALELDLEYAEAHANLGIAYVEMGKYDEALSELKTALKLNEALPEAQVGLGKVYTKQGLIPKAIAAYQEALRLDDKNVEALYGLATLLLSQDKASEALVKLQQALEINPNFLEARLSLAKIYLQQGDYPKATEEFKKVLKLDPKNTEASQGLEQAEQNLSK; encoded by the coding sequence ATGAACCCACGCATTATCACAGACCCAAACCTTTTTAACGGAAAGCCTTTTATTAAAGGAGCGGGTGTCCCCATTCATACCATTTTAGATCTCCTATCAACAGGTTCTTCTTTCAATGACATTATTGCCAAATACCCCAAACTGACGGAAGATGATATCAGTGCAGCGGTGGAGTATGCCCTTTTAAAAACCCGGGACGAATTATTGAAACCTCCTGAACCTTCCGAACCCAAACCCTCTCCCTCCCCTCAACCCATAGGTCGCGGATTTCCTCGTATTCCTACCAGGCTGACACAACCCAAGGAACCGGCTGGGGGACAGGCATCGGAATCCCAGGTACCTCCCCATCGACCCATAAAATTCACGGACTCCCGACTTTCCGGACCACCAGAACCCAAACATCCCCCCCGACGACTGGTAGAACCCAGGCCTCCATCAAATCCGCCCCCGGGATCTGGACCCATTTCGGCCTCTCCCAGAGGACCCGAGTTGAAAAGGCCTTCGGAGTTCGATTTTAGGGTCGATAGATCAGAAGATGAATGGGAACTTTCCTTTTGGGATAAATTCACCCGAACCCTGGATCGAATCAAAACCTTTCTGGTTCTGACCACCAAAATTATTCTAGCCGTTCTGATTTTAACTTTGTTTGGCTTTTTCGTTTACTATCTGGTTAATGGGGAGCCAAGTATAACGGTTTTACCTTTTGAGAGCGGTATGGGATTTGAGACCTCGGAAGCCATGGGTGAAAGCCTGGCCAATCAACTGGTCGGTGAATTGGTGCGAATTCAAGATCTTCAAAAGTTCTCTAAGGAAGAAGAACACCCCCTGATACGGACTCTCTTAGAAGAGAAGCCAATTCTTCTACCTCCTGCTACAGAACCCCTTCGGGTTACCTTTAAAAAGGCCGAGTCTATTCGACTGGGTTCCTTCAAAATACCCCTTTATCCTGCCCTTTTAGAGGCTAAAAAGCTGTTGAATCAGGAAGATAAATTCCTCTCAGGAAGTATCCAGAAATTTGGATCCTCCTACTCCATTGTGGCGTCCTTAGGCAAGAAAAAATTTTTTAATGTATCCGAAACAGATCTGGAAGTCTATCCCCCTGCGCCTGAAACCGAACGTCCTGATGAGAAGATTCAGAAGCTTATCCGAATTTTAGCCTATAAATTGGCCTCTGCCCACGTAAGTACTATACTCCCCTCTTCTACCGATGAGGGATGGAGAAGTTATTTTTACTTTTCAGAGGGCTTAGAAGCCTACCAAAAATTTCTTTCAAATCCCAAAACCCATGGAAAAGATTGGGAATTGGCCCTGGATAACTTTCAAAAGGCTCTGGCTTTCCACTATGCAAATCCTAAGACCCACTTTAATCTGGGATTGGCCCATGAGATCGCTGTAGATCAGGAGATTTCAGAATCCAAATCTAAAACCGAGCATTTGAACAAAGCGGCTGAAGCTTATCGAGAAGCTATTAAACTGAAACCCGACTTTCCGGAAGCTTATTACCAGCTTTCAACCCTTTACAGGGTCCAGAAGGATTATCCCCGGGCCATATGGAATCTTAATAAAGCCATTGAAATTAAAACGGCGATCCGGGATCAAAATCTGAATTCCTCGACAGGTAGCTCTGAATTTTCAGATAAGTTTTTATTCCCCCTTCTCCATTTAAAATTAGGAGAACTTTACCTTTTAACAGGCAAATACGGGGAGGCCAAAAATGTCTATCAAAGTCTGTTGTCTCTAGGAGAAAAGGTGTCAGAACCCGGAAAATATGATCCCACGCAGAAGGAAGTGGAAACCCTGGCTCATTACGGGCTGGCGAAAGTTTACCAGGCCTCTGGGGATTTTAACGCTGCAGTCCGAGAATATAACGAGGTTTTAAAATCGGATCTTCAACCCTCTTTAAAGACCCTGGCCCATCGAAGTATCGGACAACTTTATACCGAGCAGGGTAAATATTCCGAGGCCATTTTTGAATACCAACAGGCCCTTCGGCTTAATCCAGAAGATGAAAAATCCCATCTCCAGCTCAGCCTTGCCTACTCCCATTTAAATCAATACCCCGAAGCCATTAAAGAACTAAAGGAAGCCATCCAGATTAATCCCAACTATGCAGAGGCCTATCAGGCTTTGGGAGATGTTTATTTTAGACAAAACAAGACCTATGAGGCTATAGAAGCTTATAAACAGGCTCTTCAGATACGACCCGAATATCCAGAAGCGCTTTACGGCCTGGGACTTGCTTATGCTCGGCGGCAAGCTAATGCCGAAGCCATCGAACAATATCAGAAAGTTCTTCAAATAGATCCCAAGTTTCCGGGAGTACGAACGAATCTCGGCTTGATTTACTACCGTTTAGGTAAATACCCGGAAGCCATTTCTGAGTTTATTCAAGTTTTGCAAGAACATCCTGAAGATGCCTGGTCTCATTTAGGTATTGGGCTTGTCCATGCGAAACAAGGCCATTATTCAGAAGCAGAAGCAAAGTACCGGGAAATACTCCAGATCAATCCTAATTTTGCTCCGGCCCATAACCACCTTGGACAGGTTTATGCCGCTCAGAAAAAATTTTCGGAGGCCATAGCCGAATACAAAAAGGCTTTAGAGCTTGATCTGGAGTATGCAGAAGCCCATGCGAATTTAGGTATCGCCTATGTAGAGATGGGAAAATATGATGAAGCCCTTTCTGAATTGAAAACGGCCCTCAAGTTGAATGAAGCTCTCCCCGAAGCTCAAGTTGGCCTGGGGAAAGTTTATACGAAACAGGGTCTGATTCCGAAAGCGATAGCCGCTTATCAGGAGGCTTTGCGACTGGATGATAAAAATGTGGAAGCTCTCTATGGATTGGCTACCCTTCTCCTATCCCAGGATAAAGCCTCCGAGGCTCTGGTTAAACTTCAACAGGCCCTAGAAATTAATCCTAACTTCCTGGAAGCCCGGCTGAGCCTGGCCAAGATCTATCTTCAACAGGGTGATTACCCGAAGGCCACCGAAGAATTTAAGAAAGTCCTTAAACTCGACCCTAAAAATACCGAAGCCTCCCAGGGGTTAGAACAGGCTGAGCAAAACCTTTCTAAATAG
- a CDS encoding tetratricopeptide repeat protein — protein sequence MSTKEEHYEQGFNFFAKGLVDEAIAEYQKAIALDPQFTMAYLALSMAYEKKEALDEAIVTIKKAIELDPQDPLLHTSLSRFYQKKGMIPEAEQEKAIAGSLQRKF from the coding sequence ATGAGTACCAAAGAAGAACATTATGAGCAAGGATTTAACTTTTTTGCTAAAGGCCTGGTGGATGAGGCCATCGCCGAGTATCAAAAAGCTATCGCCTTAGATCCCCAATTTACAATGGCTTATCTGGCCCTATCTATGGCCTACGAAAAAAAAGAGGCTCTGGATGAAGCCATTGTAACAATTAAAAAGGCCATTGAACTGGATCCCCAGGACCCCCTGCTCCATACCAGTTTATCCAGATTCTATCAAAAGAAGGGCATGATTCCAGAAGCCGAGCAGGAAAAGGCCATTGCCGGTAGCTTACAAAGAAAATTTTAA
- a CDS encoding queuosine precursor transporter — translation MVIRSYRYPLSVMAIFLIGIYVACELIANVTASKPVTLHGIVVPAAVFIYALTFTLVDLINEELGKKGAQRVVYTAFLANVLLALYVQLTIALPPAVFYKNQEAFESTLGSTPRIVIASLIAYLVSSLIDTEVFAWWRERIGKWKWARVLLSNGVSTLVDSITFITLAFAGTGLPLLALIQGQYIVKMTITVISIPLIYLVKSRRWGSETKDYATEYLR, via the coding sequence ATGGTCATTCGCTCGTACCGCTATCCCTTGTCTGTTATGGCAATATTTCTGATCGGTATTTACGTAGCCTGTGAATTGATCGCAAATGTTACGGCAAGTAAGCCGGTAACCCTACATGGTATAGTCGTGCCGGCTGCAGTTTTCATCTATGCGCTTACCTTTACCCTGGTTGATCTCATCAATGAGGAATTAGGAAAGAAAGGGGCTCAACGGGTTGTCTATACGGCCTTCCTTGCCAATGTTCTTCTTGCACTTTACGTCCAGTTAACCATTGCGCTTCCACCGGCCGTGTTCTACAAAAATCAGGAAGCTTTTGAAAGTACCCTGGGCTCCACTCCCCGAATTGTCATTGCCAGCCTGATAGCTTACCTGGTCAGTTCTCTGATTGACACAGAAGTTTTTGCCTGGTGGCGAGAACGGATCGGGAAATGGAAATGGGCTCGGGTTTTACTGAGTAATGGGGTATCTACCCTTGTGGATAGTATCACGTTCATCACGTTAGCCTTTGCGGGAACCGGACTTCCCCTGCTTGCCCTCATTCAAGGGCAATATATCGTAAAAATGACCATTACGGTCATCAGCATTCCTTTGATTTATCTGGTTAAAAGCAGAAGATGGGGGTCTGAGACAAAAGATTATGCTACCGAATACCTGAGATAA
- a CDS encoding molybdopterin-dependent oxidoreductase yields the protein MEPVTTHEIKTTACPHDCPDTCALEVHVQDGKLVKVTGDPHHVTTRGFICAKVRYYPERVYGPDRILTPLRRVGKKGEGKFEPITWNEALRHIADRFKEIIAVYGGEAILPYSYAGTEGVLNNASMDRRFFHKLGACLLARTICSAAGKMGYAYTTGATYGSDPENIPYARLIIGWGTNSSSQNIHILPLIKEARAKGAIYIHINPHRSDVAEKADYFLQIRPGTDAALALGMMHVIVKEGLYDADYVARFTYGFDKLKERLEAYPPERVSEITGISVQEIQNVARLYARIKPSFLRVGWGFQRHSNGGMTMRTVSCLPGLVGAWGQLGGGFLYSNGGLFPLNTQALERPDLMTRTPRTLNMVELAKILTELDNPPIKALYVYNCNPAAVAPNQNKVIQGLLREDLFTVVHEQVFTDTVDYADIVLPATTSFEHLDLYRSYWHLYLQLGEPVIPPVGESKSNVEVFRLLAQAMGFEDPCFRDTEEDLIRQALDSPHPFLKGITLERLRQEKRVRLNTPTYPFIAFADGKFPTPSGKIEFYSERMKQAGFDPLPAYIPETESAEGSPELHGRYSISLINAGAKYFVNSSFGNLKSMLAKEKRPVIELHYEDAKARGISEGDRVRVYNDRGECFLYARVGETVPKGSAISFKSWWNKKTGFNGNLNRITSHELEPLGGGAVFYTNLVEVEKVGN from the coding sequence ATGGAACCAGTTACTACCCATGAGATTAAAACGACGGCATGTCCCCACGATTGTCCCGATACTTGTGCTTTGGAGGTCCATGTACAAGATGGAAAACTCGTCAAAGTAACCGGAGATCCTCATCACGTAACAACCCGGGGATTTATTTGTGCAAAGGTTCGGTACTATCCCGAGCGGGTCTACGGTCCAGATCGTATTTTGACGCCGTTACGCCGGGTGGGTAAAAAAGGAGAAGGAAAGTTTGAGCCTATTACCTGGAATGAAGCCCTTCGACATATCGCGGATCGATTTAAGGAGATCATAGCAGTCTATGGAGGAGAAGCTATTTTGCCTTATAGTTATGCAGGAACCGAAGGGGTTCTGAATAATGCCAGCATGGATAGGCGGTTTTTTCACAAGTTGGGAGCCTGTTTACTGGCCCGGACCATTTGTTCTGCCGCGGGAAAAATGGGATATGCTTATACCACCGGGGCTACCTATGGTTCAGATCCGGAGAATATTCCCTACGCTCGCTTGATTATCGGTTGGGGAACCAATAGCTCCTCGCAGAACATTCATATTTTACCCCTTATTAAAGAAGCACGGGCTAAAGGAGCTATCTACATTCATATCAATCCCCATCGGAGTGATGTGGCCGAAAAAGCCGATTATTTCCTCCAGATTCGGCCAGGGACCGATGCGGCGCTGGCCCTGGGTATGATGCATGTCATTGTAAAGGAAGGTCTTTACGATGCCGATTATGTAGCCCGATTTACCTATGGGTTTGACAAATTGAAGGAGCGACTGGAGGCCTATCCTCCGGAAAGGGTTTCGGAAATTACAGGTATTTCCGTGCAGGAGATACAAAACGTTGCCCGTCTGTATGCCAGGATAAAACCTTCTTTCCTTCGGGTGGGCTGGGGATTTCAGCGCCATTCCAACGGTGGTATGACCATGCGAACCGTTTCCTGTCTTCCAGGTCTGGTAGGAGCCTGGGGGCAACTGGGGGGTGGATTTTTATATAGTAATGGAGGCTTATTCCCTTTAAATACACAAGCTTTGGAACGACCGGATCTTATGACCAGAACCCCTCGGACTCTCAACATGGTGGAGCTGGCAAAGATTCTTACAGAATTGGACAATCCACCTATTAAAGCCCTATATGTGTACAACTGTAACCCGGCTGCTGTGGCACCTAATCAGAATAAGGTTATCCAGGGACTCCTGCGTGAAGATCTCTTCACGGTGGTCCATGAACAGGTTTTTACAGATACCGTCGATTACGCCGATATTGTCCTTCCTGCGACAACCAGCTTTGAACATCTGGATCTTTATCGATCCTACTGGCATCTCTATCTCCAGCTTGGAGAACCGGTAATTCCTCCGGTTGGAGAAAGCAAATCCAACGTAGAAGTTTTTCGACTTCTGGCTCAGGCCATGGGATTTGAAGATCCCTGCTTCCGGGATACCGAAGAAGATCTGATTCGACAAGCCTTGGATAGCCCACATCCCTTCCTGAAAGGAATTACCCTGGAGCGGTTACGACAAGAAAAGCGGGTTCGCCTGAATACACCTACCTATCCCTTCATCGCCTTTGCAGATGGGAAATTCCCAACCCCCTCAGGTAAAATCGAGTTCTACTCTGAACGGATGAAACAGGCAGGATTTGACCCTCTTCCCGCCTATATTCCTGAAACTGAAAGTGCAGAAGGGTCTCCGGAACTCCATGGAAGATATTCCATTTCCCTTATCAATGCCGGTGCAAAATACTTCGTCAATTCCTCCTTTGGAAATCTTAAGTCCATGCTGGCCAAAGAGAAAAGGCCGGTAATCGAATTACACTATGAAGATGCCAAGGCAAGGGGAATCTCAGAGGGAGACCGGGTTCGGGTTTACAATGATCGAGGAGAATGTTTCCTTTATGCCAGGGTGGGAGAGACGGTTCCAAAAGGCTCGGCCATTTCTTTCAAGAGCTGGTGGAACAAAAAAACCGGTTTCAACGGAAACCTGAATCGGATTACTTCCCACGAATTAGAACCTCTGGGAGGAGGTGCCGTGTTTTACACAAATCTGGTCGAGGTGGAAAAAGTAGGCAATTGA
- a CDS encoding glycosyltransferase, which translates to MMDIDLSVVIPVYNEETNIKILIPQVKSVLDKIKKTYEIILVDDGSSDGTFKTLKKLAEQDPNLKLVRFRRNFGQTAALSAGFDLARGKVVIPMDGDLQNDPEDIPRLLEKMEEGYDVVSGWRENRKDRFLTRKLPSYLANKLISITTRVHLHDYGCTLKAYKKEILDGIQLYGEMHRFIPALASWMGVRVAEIKVNHRPREYGNSKYGLSRTIKVLLDLINVKFLLSYSTKPLHLFGSIGLFFMVCSLFLLIVSLSFKFTYHTLLSNNSTFLLSIIFFLVGIILICMGLLGEIMVRMYYESQHKPIYVIAEKVNFE; encoded by the coding sequence ATGATGGATATAGATCTATCGGTAGTCATTCCGGTTTATAACGAAGAGACCAATATCAAGATATTAATCCCCCAGGTGAAGAGTGTTTTAGATAAAATCAAAAAAACTTACGAAATCATTCTTGTAGATGATGGAAGTTCGGATGGAACATTCAAAACCCTCAAAAAACTGGCCGAGCAGGATCCGAATCTCAAGCTGGTTCGATTTAGAAGGAATTTCGGTCAAACTGCTGCTTTATCTGCCGGGTTTGATCTGGCCAGGGGTAAAGTAGTTATCCCTATGGATGGAGATCTCCAAAATGATCCAGAAGATATTCCCCGCCTCTTAGAAAAGATGGAAGAGGGGTATGACGTTGTAAGTGGATGGCGAGAGAACAGAAAGGACCGGTTTTTGACCCGAAAATTGCCGTCTTATCTGGCCAACAAGCTTATTTCCATAACTACCCGGGTCCACCTCCATGATTACGGGTGTACGCTCAAAGCCTATAAGAAGGAGATTCTGGACGGCATTCAGCTTTATGGTGAAATGCATCGATTTATCCCGGCTTTAGCCAGTTGGATGGGAGTGCGCGTTGCCGAAATTAAAGTTAATCATCGTCCCCGGGAATATGGAAACAGTAAATACGGCTTATCTCGAACTATTAAGGTCCTTCTAGACCTGATTAATGTTAAATTTTTACTGAGTTATTCAACAAAGCCTCTCCATTTGTTCGGCTCAATAGGGCTTTTCTTTATGGTTTGCTCGTTGTTTTTGCTCATTGTTTCCTTATCTTTTAAGTTCACCTATCATACGCTCCTCAGTAATAACTCTACTTTTCTACTCTCCATCATCTTTTTCCTGGTCGGAATTATTTTAATCTGCATGGGACTTTTGGGGGAAATTATGGTACGTATGTACTATGAATCTCAGCACAAACCGATTTATGTTATTGCAGAGAAGGTGAACTTTGAATAA